One part of the Thermodesulfobacterium commune DSM 2178 genome encodes these proteins:
- a CDS encoding YbgA family protein, giving the protein MWTNYPKPRLVISACLLGENTRYDGNPIVFPLIQKLSKFCEFVKVCPEVDIGLPVPRDRIIVYRKEEKLGVFQPAKKRDLTEEMLNFSKKFLENLKDIDGFLLKSRSPSCGVSGTRWYKDREGTFPIGRGKGLFAIEAEKMFPEIPVEDDGRLHDPFIRENFLTKIFSLADLREFSTTAESLKDLIVFHQRYKYLLMSYSPEGLKKLGQLVASGNKFPFNQTLQKYKTLFKKVLSQPPTKGKVTNVFLHVFGHFSSKLTPGEKKHFLWLIERYKKGKVSKNTLLEILRAWTFRFEDHYLKNQVFLNPYPLELE; this is encoded by the coding sequence ATGTGGACCAATTATCCCAAACCAAGACTAGTCATAAGCGCCTGCCTTTTAGGAGAAAACACGAGATATGACGGAAATCCCATTGTATTCCCTTTAATCCAAAAACTCTCCAAGTTCTGTGAGTTTGTAAAGGTTTGCCCAGAAGTAGACATAGGTCTTCCTGTACCACGAGATAGGATTATTGTCTACAGAAAAGAAGAAAAACTTGGGGTCTTTCAACCGGCTAAAAAAAGAGATTTGACAGAAGAAATGTTAAACTTTTCTAAAAAATTTCTTGAGAACCTTAAAGATATAGACGGCTTTTTGTTAAAGAGTCGTTCTCCTTCGTGCGGAGTTTCTGGAACACGCTGGTATAAGGATAGGGAAGGCACCTTTCCTATCGGTAGAGGAAAGGGTCTTTTTGCGATAGAGGCAGAAAAAATGTTTCCTGAAATTCCTGTCGAAGACGACGGAAGGCTTCATGACCCTTTTATCAGAGAAAACTTTCTCACTAAAATTTTTAGCTTAGCAGACTTAAGAGAGTTTTCAACTACAGCTGAATCTTTAAAAGACCTTATAGTCTTTCATCAAAGATATAAGTATCTTTTAATGAGCTATTCACCAGAAGGACTTAAAAAATTAGGTCAACTGGTAGCCAGTGGAAATAAATTTCCTTTTAATCAAACCTTACAAAAATACAAAACCCTTTTTAAAAAAGTCTTATCTCAACCTCCTACAAAAGGAAAAGTTACAAACGTATTTCTTCACGTGTTTGGCCATTTTTCTTCTAAACTAACACCTGGTGAAAAAAAACACTTTCTATGGTTGATAGAACGCTACAAAAAAGGAAAAGTTTCCAAAAACACCCTTCTTGAAATTCTTAGAGCCTGGACATTTAGGTTTGAAGACCATTACCTCAAAAACCAGGTATTTTTAAACCCCTACCCTCTTGAATTAGAATAA
- a CDS encoding rhodanese-like domain-containing protein: MKGILQKFAIGLLVFLGYLGHGWGYDVELAKKFDSFFSKLTPEVIAKKPCMISVKNLFEMIEKKEPFVVLDIRTPQEKKFVSISLPNTIDIPMHELFKEENLKKLPKDKLIVVVCHTGARAIAASLPLNMLGYKTVVLDGGISELAKAAGRSVVGIHW; encoded by the coding sequence ATGAAAGGGATTTTGCAAAAATTTGCGATAGGTTTGTTGGTTTTTCTTGGATACTTAGGGCATGGTTGGGGTTATGATGTAGAGCTTGCTAAAAAGTTTGATAGTTTTTTCTCTAAACTTACTCCAGAGGTAATAGCTAAGAAACCCTGTATGATAAGTGTAAAAAATCTGTTTGAGATGATTGAAAAAAAAGAACCTTTTGTGGTTTTGGACATAAGAACTCCTCAAGAAAAAAAATTTGTTAGCATTTCCCTTCCTAACACGATAGACATACCGATGCATGAACTTTTTAAAGAGGAAAACCTTAAAAAACTTCCCAAGGATAAATTAATAGTGGTAGTTTGTCACACTGGAGCCAGAGCGATTGCTGCCAGTTTGCCTCTTAACATGCTTGGGTATAAAACTGTAGTCCTTGATGGCGGTATTTCTGAGCTTGCCAAAGCAGCCGGAAGAAGTGTAGTAGGTATTCACTGGTAA
- a CDS encoding B12-binding domain-containing radical SAM protein, producing MEVDFLFINPWIYDFSAYDFWLKPYGLLYIGGKLRKLGYKIYYLDLLDPFAEELPKLPKRRDFGTGHFYKQPVPKPYFFQDVPRRFYRYGLPFETFKHKVSRLKFKAVFITTTLTYWYPGLFCLIDFFAKNYPQTPIYIGGIYAKLCKDHLLHFLSHYPDTKTVVVTQEEEEFLAEVQKEFLPSGPAFIHDYPVFDLQTRIPYVIIMSSIGCPFNCPYCASKRLYPYYKERSPEGLWEEVIFWHKTYGVKDFAFYDDALLFNFEKKLRPFLEKVIDSKLNIRFHTPNAVHARFIDKEVALLLKQAGFKTIRLGLERVENRFDHKVTLEEFIEAVSYLKQAGFTAKELGAYVLYGIPEENFREVEKALFFLEKIGVSPYLAEFSPIPGTPFFEMAKTYSRYPIEDDPIFHNNSVFPALKNPVWEDIERIKNLARTIRHRLSTV from the coding sequence TTGGAAGTAGATTTTTTATTTATTAATCCTTGGATATATGACTTTTCTGCCTATGATTTCTGGCTTAAACCTTATGGGTTACTGTATATAGGGGGTAAGTTAAGAAAGTTAGGATATAAAATTTATTATCTAGACCTGCTTGACCCCTTTGCAGAAGAACTACCTAAACTTCCTAAGAGAAGGGACTTTGGCACAGGACATTTTTACAAACAGCCTGTGCCAAAGCCTTATTTTTTTCAAGACGTTCCAAGAAGATTTTATCGCTATGGACTTCCTTTCGAAACCTTTAAACATAAAGTATCTCGTCTTAAATTTAAAGCAGTCTTTATTACCACCACCCTTACCTACTGGTATCCTGGGCTTTTTTGTCTGATAGATTTTTTTGCTAAAAATTATCCTCAAACCCCGATTTACATAGGAGGAATCTACGCCAAACTCTGTAAAGACCACCTCCTACATTTTTTATCACACTATCCAGACACAAAAACTGTTGTGGTTACCCAAGAAGAGGAAGAATTCCTCGCCGAGGTCCAAAAAGAGTTCCTTCCTTCTGGCCCAGCTTTTATTCATGACTATCCTGTGTTTGACCTGCAAACCCGAATACCTTATGTAATCATAATGAGCAGTATAGGGTGCCCGTTTAACTGCCCTTACTGTGCCTCTAAAAGGCTTTATCCTTACTATAAAGAAAGATCTCCTGAAGGGCTTTGGGAGGAAGTAATTTTTTGGCACAAAACCTACGGAGTTAAGGATTTTGCTTTTTATGACGATGCCTTACTTTTTAATTTTGAAAAAAAATTAAGACCCTTTTTAGAAAAGGTTATCGATTCCAAACTTAACATAAGGTTTCATACCCCTAATGCAGTGCATGCAAGGTTTATAGATAAAGAAGTCGCCTTACTTTTAAAACAGGCAGGATTTAAAACCATAAGACTTGGGCTTGAAAGGGTAGAAAATCGGTTTGACCATAAAGTTACTCTTGAAGAATTTATAGAGGCAGTCTCTTACCTTAAACAGGCAGGATTTACTGCTAAAGAATTAGGGGCCTATGTTCTTTATGGAATTCCTGAAGAAAACTTTAGAGAAGTAGAAAAAGCCCTATTTTTCCTTGAAAAAATAGGAGTAAGCCCTTATTTAGCAGAGTTTTCACCTATCCCAGGGACTCCTTTCTTTGAAATGGCTAAAACTTACTCCCGCTATCCCATAGAAGATGACCCTATCTTCCATAACAACTCGGTGTTTCCTGCCTTAAAAAACCCTGTTTGGGAAGATATCGAAAGGATAAAAAATTTAGCAAGAACCATAAGACATAGGCTATCAACAGTTTAA
- a CDS encoding 2-isopropylmalate synthase, whose amino-acid sequence MNPKIVFFDTTLRDGEQSPGVSLDLKQKIEIAKALEELGIDVIEAGFPITSPGDFEAVKNVAKEIKRCTVAALARANQKDIEVAWEAIKHAVSPRIHTFIATSDIHLKYKLKKDRSQVLEIAREAVKYACSLCPNVEFSAEDATRSDWEYLAQVVIEVVKAGATTINIPDTVGYTVPQEYYNLFKFLVEKLIAAGYEEDLKSGRLRLSVHCHNDLGLAVSNSLSAILAGATQIEGTINGIGERAGNAALEEVIMALKIRKDFFERSLGYPLEVNIATEKIVPTSQLVSKYTGMLVQPNKAIVGANAFAHESGIHQHGVICERTTYEIIKPEEVGWTGSAIVLGKHSGRHALSFKLKSRGWQFDDTVLTKVFEKFREEIKDVLRKIDEEHLEGILLDLFCDKEYRYELVSSQVISVLSGSLKPVAQVEIRDNLSGNKVAVGLGIGPIDAAYKAVAQALGYSFNGEEKDKKHLKLVDFNISALTGGTSSEGVCSVIIEDETGLRTAGLGKDGDIVIASIKAFLKALNRLEVLKTKEKELKSQVLTLAN is encoded by the coding sequence TTGAATCCCAAAATAGTGTTTTTCGATACCACCCTTAGAGATGGAGAGCAGTCTCCTGGGGTATCATTGGACTTAAAACAAAAGATAGAGATAGCCAAGGCTTTGGAAGAGTTAGGTATAGACGTAATAGAGGCAGGGTTTCCAATAACATCTCCCGGGGATTTTGAGGCAGTAAAAAACGTGGCTAAGGAGATAAAAAGATGTACTGTTGCAGCTTTGGCCAGGGCTAATCAAAAAGACATAGAGGTAGCTTGGGAGGCTATCAAGCATGCTGTGTCTCCGCGAATTCATACCTTTATAGCTACTTCTGACATCCATTTAAAGTATAAATTGAAAAAAGACAGGTCTCAGGTGTTAGAAATTGCCAGGGAAGCTGTAAAATATGCCTGTTCCTTGTGCCCTAACGTTGAATTTTCTGCTGAAGACGCAACCAGAAGTGATTGGGAATATTTGGCTCAAGTGGTGATAGAGGTGGTGAAAGCAGGAGCTACCACCATCAACATTCCTGATACCGTGGGTTATACAGTACCTCAGGAATATTATAACCTGTTTAAATTTTTGGTAGAAAAATTGATAGCGGCTGGATACGAAGAAGACTTGAAATCTGGGCGTTTAAGACTTTCCGTTCATTGTCATAACGACCTTGGGCTTGCTGTTTCTAATTCCCTTTCTGCCATCTTGGCCGGTGCTACCCAAATAGAAGGCACGATAAACGGTATTGGAGAAAGGGCAGGAAACGCCGCTTTGGAAGAAGTTATAATGGCTTTAAAAATTAGAAAAGACTTCTTTGAAAGGTCCTTAGGGTATCCTTTAGAGGTAAACATTGCGACTGAAAAAATAGTGCCTACCAGCCAGCTTGTTTCCAAATATACCGGAATGTTAGTCCAGCCAAATAAGGCTATAGTTGGAGCCAATGCCTTTGCTCATGAATCTGGTATCCATCAACACGGTGTTATCTGTGAGCGCACGACCTATGAGATTATCAAGCCAGAAGAGGTAGGTTGGACCGGTTCTGCTATCGTTCTCGGTAAACACTCAGGAAGACATGCCCTGTCTTTCAAACTAAAAAGCAGAGGCTGGCAGTTTGATGATACCGTTTTAACTAAAGTTTTTGAAAAGTTTAGAGAAGAAATAAAGGATGTTTTAAGAAAGATAGACGAAGAACATTTAGAAGGAATTCTTCTTGATCTCTTTTGTGACAAAGAGTATCGTTATGAGTTGGTTTCCTCTCAGGTGATAAGTGTGTTGAGTGGCTCACTTAAGCCGGTTGCTCAAGTAGAGATAAGAGATAATCTTTCAGGAAATAAAGTAGCTGTAGGTTTAGGGATAGGGCCTATAGATGCAGCCTATAAAGCAGTAGCTCAAGCCTTAGGGTATAGCTTTAATGGAGAAGAGAAGGATAAAAAACATCTCAAACTCGTAGATTTTAACATCAGTGCCCTTACAGGTGGAACCTCTTCTGAGGGAGTCTGTAGTGTGATCATAGAAGACGAAACAGGGTTAAGAACCGCAGGGCTTGGTAAAGACGGAGACATCGTTATAGCAAGTATTAAGGCTTTCTTAAAGGCTTTAAACCGGTTAGAGGTTTTAAAAACAAAAGAAAAAGAACTGAAAAGCCAGGTATTAACCTTAGCAAATTAA
- a CDS encoding 50S ribosomal protein L11 methyltransferase: MLYEINVKVPKEKEEEIEEVLYQLLSQGWETAYQGDRVVFRFYLKEDSPELEEIEKALAKYPFVELEYKVFEEKNWAELWKANFKPLKVGKHLWVIPPWEEGFSTQGEVVILIEPGQAFGTGHHPTTQMMLEYIEHFALTKGQNSPYKVLDLGCGTGILAIACAKLLPKAKIWAVDIDEEALKACLENLQLNQVEGRIIISKEVPAEKFDLILANIGYRELKNLSQKMVEISEEGKTNIFLTGILTEDAEEMVRIYEALGYRLVEKKFLKEWAFLWIEF; this comes from the coding sequence ATGCTATATGAAATAAACGTAAAAGTTCCTAAAGAAAAAGAGGAAGAAATAGAAGAAGTGCTTTATCAGTTGCTTTCTCAAGGTTGGGAAACAGCCTATCAGGGAGACAGGGTGGTTTTTAGGTTTTACCTTAAAGAGGATAGTCCAGAGTTAGAAGAAATTGAAAAGGCCCTGGCTAAATACCCTTTTGTGGAGTTAGAATATAAAGTTTTTGAAGAAAAGAACTGGGCTGAACTTTGGAAAGCAAACTTTAAGCCTTTAAAAGTAGGAAAGCATCTTTGGGTTATTCCTCCCTGGGAAGAAGGTTTTAGCACACAGGGTGAGGTGGTGATTTTAATAGAACCAGGGCAGGCCTTTGGGACAGGGCATCATCCTACCACCCAGATGATGCTTGAATACATAGAACATTTTGCCTTGACTAAGGGACAAAACAGTCCTTATAAGGTGCTTGACCTTGGCTGTGGGACAGGTATCTTAGCCATAGCCTGTGCTAAGCTTTTACCTAAAGCCAAAATCTGGGCAGTAGACATAGATGAAGAAGCTCTAAAAGCCTGTTTAGAAAATCTTCAGTTAAACCAGGTAGAAGGAAGGATTATTATAAGTAAGGAAGTCCCTGCCGAAAAATTTGATCTGATACTTGCTAACATAGGTTATAGAGAGCTTAAAAATCTTTCTCAAAAGATGGTTGAAATATCAGAGGAAGGAAAAACAAATATATTTTTAACAGGCATCTTAACTGAAGATGCAGAGGAGATGGTAAGAATATATGAAGCCTTAGGTTATCGGTTGGTAGAAAAAAAGTTTTTAAAAGAGTGGGCCTTTCTGTGGATAGAGTTTTAA
- a CDS encoding cytochrome b N-terminal domain-containing protein, translated as MRFFSFSTSSKINLFIANLCLISLIISILSGMVVSYHYFYTEPLYSVIRLESSVPFGRFFRSLHYFSSQLALISTFFHLIDSLYKGWHHKKNFVAWLFLVLSFIVLIFITFTGYVIRFDEVGKLAGTIAENLCLSIPYVGEVLRDLLFPISKGGLYRVYLAHIYGSFLLAIGLFVWHASIKRVLSLKYAPYLYLNLILPLIFYVPLESEKGKTIVTGPWFFWGAQGLLKFLPPLGVLFLLFLAVVWLVLLGFKPARKFSLWIVGALIWWLLVYVIFSLIIYRDAHT; from the coding sequence TTGAGGTTTTTTAGCTTTTCTACCTCTTCAAAAATCAACCTGTTTATAGCCAATCTCTGTTTGATAAGCCTTATAATCTCTATTTTATCTGGGATGGTGGTTAGTTATCATTACTTTTATACCGAACCTCTCTACAGTGTGATTCGGTTAGAGTCATCGGTGCCTTTTGGCAGGTTTTTTAGAAGTCTTCACTACTTTTCTTCTCAACTTGCTTTAATCTCAACTTTTTTCCATCTGATAGATAGCCTTTACAAAGGATGGCATCATAAAAAGAATTTTGTTGCCTGGTTGTTTTTGGTGTTAAGCTTTATCGTCCTTATTTTTATTACCTTTACCGGTTATGTGATAAGGTTTGATGAGGTAGGGAAGCTTGCAGGAACCATAGCTGAAAATCTTTGTTTAAGCATACCTTATGTAGGAGAAGTCTTAAGAGACCTTTTGTTCCCAATCTCTAAAGGAGGTCTTTATAGAGTTTATTTAGCCCATATTTATGGTTCTTTTTTATTAGCCATAGGGCTTTTTGTTTGGCATGCCTCGATTAAACGGGTTTTAAGCCTTAAATATGCCCCTTATCTTTACCTAAACCTGATTTTGCCTCTCATCTTTTATGTTCCTCTTGAGTCAGAGAAAGGGAAAACGATAGTTACTGGTCCATGGTTTTTTTGGGGAGCTCAGGGACTTTTAAAGTTTTTACCCCCTTTGGGAGTGCTTTTTTTACTTTTTTTAGCGGTTGTTTGGCTTGTTCTTTTAGGTTTTAAGCCTGCAAGAAAGTTTAGCCTCTGGATAGTTGGGGCTTTAATATGGTGGTTGTTAGTTTATGTTATTTTTAGTCTTATCATCTACAGAGATGCCCACACTTAA
- a CDS encoding hydrolase: MDWERYFIKSEEAILIVVDVQEKLVRAMEEKIVSKIIKNIIILVEVAKVLGIPVILTEQYPKGLGQTIEDLKKVLPEYHPIEKITFDCCAEEKFLATLRSYGRNKVILTGMETHICIYQTALSLLSKGYFVFLPKDAVCSRKEENWKTGLQLSILAGALPGDTETITFQLLQKAGTEEFKKLSVYFK; encoded by the coding sequence ATGGACTGGGAAAGGTATTTTATCAAGTCCGAAGAGGCAATTCTGATTGTGGTAGATGTACAGGAAAAATTGGTGAGAGCGATGGAAGAAAAGATAGTTTCTAAGATAATAAAAAACATAATCATCTTGGTTGAGGTGGCTAAAGTCTTAGGAATACCTGTTATCCTTACCGAACAATATCCTAAAGGGTTAGGACAAACCATAGAGGACTTAAAAAAGGTCCTTCCCGAATATCATCCTATTGAGAAGATAACCTTTGATTGTTGTGCCGAAGAGAAATTTTTAGCTACTTTAAGGTCCTATGGACGTAATAAAGTAATTCTGACAGGGATGGAAACTCACATTTGTATCTATCAAACTGCCTTAAGCCTTCTTTCGAAAGGATATTTTGTGTTTTTACCTAAGGATGCTGTATGTAGTCGTAAAGAGGAAAACTGGAAGACAGGCCTTCAGCTTAGCATACTTGCAGGGGCTTTGCCTGGTGATACCGAAACCATCACTTTTCAACTTTTACAAAAAGCAGGAACCGAAGAGTTTAAAAAATTATCGGTTTATTTTAAATAA
- a CDS encoding tetratricopeptide repeat protein gives MKKHLVWLGLGVVFTLVLGGCRASSQYFEQKISSHKEIAQTFIQEKRYTEALKELELAEKSSQCDICEIRRILQLLENATTPGTIEDLKKALQNEREKCDPEVYNLLGLAYIGKKDYEKARQAFKDAISIKPDYSEAYNNLGSLMILQQNYHKAIEYLEKAIQNPYYTNAYMAKTNLGWAYFLLDQKEKAKSILIEAFRENPRYPKAVIYLGYVYLNENDLTSAKFYFKKALEIDKYSSEARFYLGEIAFREGDFKLAKELWNSIVLLEPNSEWANKASERLYLLERKYLGKPNP, from the coding sequence ATGAAAAAACATTTAGTCTGGTTAGGGTTAGGTGTTGTTTTTACTTTGGTTTTAGGAGGATGTAGAGCAAGTTCTCAATATTTTGAGCAAAAAATCTCTTCTCATAAAGAAATCGCTCAGACCTTTATCCAAGAAAAACGTTATACCGAGGCTTTAAAGGAACTTGAACTAGCAGAAAAATCAAGCCAGTGTGATATCTGTGAAATAAGAAGAATTTTACAACTTTTAGAAAACGCCACCACTCCAGGAACGATAGAAGATCTTAAAAAAGCCTTGCAAAACGAAAGAGAAAAATGTGACCCAGAGGTTTATAATCTTTTAGGCTTAGCCTACATAGGGAAAAAAGACTACGAAAAGGCCAGACAGGCCTTTAAAGATGCTATCAGCATTAAACCTGATTATTCAGAGGCCTATAACAATCTTGGTTCTTTGATGATTTTACAACAAAACTATCATAAAGCCATAGAATATCTGGAAAAGGCGATTCAGAATCCTTACTATACCAATGCTTACATGGCTAAAACCAATTTAGGATGGGCTTATTTTCTCTTAGACCAAAAGGAAAAAGCTAAAAGCATTTTGATCGAAGCATTTAGAGAAAACCCAAGATATCCCAAGGCTGTAATCTATCTTGGTTATGTATATCTTAACGAAAACGACCTTACCTCAGCCAAGTTCTATTTTAAAAAGGCCTTAGAAATAGACAAATATTCCAGTGAAGCACGCTTTTATTTAGGAGAAATAGCCTTTAGAGAAGGCGACTTTAAACTTGCTAAAGAGTTATGGAATTCGATTGTTTTACTTGAACCGAATTCTGAATGGGCTAACAAAGCTTCTGAAAGGTTGTATTTATTAGAAAGAAAATATCTTGGAAAACCAAACCCTTAG
- a CDS encoding QcrA and Rieske domain-containing protein — MDKKRRNFLRLFSLGVLGFLTYGAFKNLTSLSSPPPKKVIVLFEEIEKAKDILFKENFIVMKTGSNFKVFSRKCPHLGCLLNYSPEEALIVCPCHQSKFNLSGKFLSGPAKKDLTTYNYRLNSQGLEVEVF; from the coding sequence ATGGATAAAAAGAGACGAAACTTTTTAAGGCTTTTTTCTTTGGGTGTTTTGGGTTTTTTAACCTATGGAGCTTTTAAAAACCTAACTAGTTTATCTTCTCCCCCACCTAAAAAGGTTATCGTTCTTTTTGAGGAGATAGAAAAAGCTAAAGATATACTATTTAAAGAAAACTTTATTGTGATGAAAACAGGCTCTAATTTTAAGGTTTTTTCCAGGAAGTGTCCTCATTTAGGCTGTTTGCTTAACTATTCTCCTGAAGAGGCTCTGATCGTCTGTCCCTGTCATCAAAGTAAATTTAATCTTTCAGGAAAGTTTCTCTCTGGACCTGCTAAAAAAGACCTTACTACATACAACTACAGACTTAATTCTCAGGGTTTAGAGGTTGAGGTTTTTTAG
- a CDS encoding cytochrome c3 family protein, with translation MLFLVLSSTEMPTLKRLAKTKSFWILLGLVILLCLFYSEAKKDRREVAKLTSGEVELCITCHQEVVPEKVHDKKVVGCSSCHLGNPYTLDFKEAHKNIVKNPGDLRYVNLTCGQPGCHLTEISKVKNSLMATNHGMIKRVVEVFEEKEVLSLYPKLSVSQLYHQEVYHKTKNSLGLDYYRKLCGSCHLWLEKGKLPYFLKEKGGGCTACHSVKEKDETPNSSRKVHPKLVRYPPMENCVRCHNRSGRIGFTYQGLYENEQGGIGDEVWVDGRWLDRVSPDIHFQKGLSCIDCHTKEEVMGDGNFYYSLHEALEIECQTCHGGDGTTKKGRKLKNFYKKGKQAYLESKGSEKRVLIKKPVKACSLSYHKRLTCVSCHAKHMPDCYGCHIKYDPRDTHLDKILAKETKGLWIEHESYRRLALPTLAVEDNQRVVTVTPG, from the coding sequence ATGTTATTTTTAGTCTTATCATCTACAGAGATGCCCACACTTAAACGTTTAGCTAAGACTAAGTCATTTTGGATTTTATTAGGATTAGTTATCTTACTCTGTTTGTTCTATTCTGAAGCTAAAAAAGATAGACGGGAGGTTGCTAAGTTAACCTCAGGTGAAGTAGAGTTATGTATTACTTGTCATCAGGAGGTAGTTCCTGAAAAGGTGCACGACAAAAAGGTCGTTGGTTGTTCTTCCTGTCATTTAGGAAATCCTTATACTTTAGATTTTAAAGAGGCCCATAAAAACATAGTAAAAAACCCTGGAGATCTGAGATATGTTAATCTTACCTGTGGACAACCAGGATGTCATCTTACGGAGATATCGAAGGTAAAAAATTCTCTTATGGCTACCAACCATGGAATGATAAAAAGAGTGGTTGAAGTTTTTGAAGAAAAAGAGGTTTTATCTTTATATCCTAAGTTGAGTGTATCTCAACTTTATCATCAAGAGGTTTATCATAAAACCAAAAACAGTTTAGGTTTAGACTATTATCGAAAACTTTGTGGTAGTTGTCATCTTTGGTTAGAAAAGGGAAAACTTCCCTATTTTTTGAAAGAAAAAGGAGGGGGATGTACCGCCTGTCATTCGGTAAAAGAGAAAGATGAGACCCCCAATTCTTCTCGAAAAGTTCATCCTAAACTGGTTAGATATCCTCCGATGGAAAACTGTGTAAGGTGCCATAACCGAAGTGGGAGGATAGGATTCACCTATCAAGGACTTTATGAAAATGAGCAAGGTGGGATAGGGGATGAAGTTTGGGTTGACGGAAGATGGTTAGATCGGGTTTCTCCTGATATTCATTTCCAAAAAGGGTTATCTTGCATAGACTGCCATACTAAAGAAGAAGTGATGGGAGATGGAAATTTTTATTACAGTTTACATGAGGCTTTAGAAATTGAGTGCCAAACCTGTCATGGAGGAGATGGTACTACTAAAAAAGGAAGAAAACTCAAAAATTTTTATAAAAAAGGTAAGCAAGCTTATTTAGAAAGTAAAGGTTCTGAAAAAAGGGTTTTAATCAAAAAACCAGTTAAAGCTTGTAGTCTTTCTTATCATAAACGATTAACCTGTGTAAGCTGCCATGCCAAACATATGCCTGATTGTTACGGCTGTCATATCAAATATGACCCAAGAGACACCCATCTTGACAAAATACTTGCTAAGGAAACGAAGGGGCTTTGGATAGAGCATGAATCTTATAGAAGACTTGCACTTCCTACTTTAGCGGTGGAAGATAATCAAAGAGTGGTTACCGTTACCCCAGGCTGA
- a CDS encoding MFS transporter: MRKLSKETQKLFYLSLIYFFSGLPFGFFYTFIPVFLRTEGISLVHIGLFSLASLPWSLRLLWAPLIDRYFNKTFWMGISLISIGIVILSLAFIPPQGITFFILLILLCFFSSVFDAAADGFVVEWIPSATLGKANGLRIAAYRLALITFGGGLVAVSHYLGFKSIFYLIFLVSLSIGLFLLLNPFLKHNLPKKTYSLKDQFILPIVEILKRKGVFTLLLFVFTYKIGDSLLGAMVYPFWVDRGFSRLEIGLVAGSIGSLLTILGSLLGGYLSSRWTAKKSLLTLGLFQAFSNLGYTFASISALPKETVYLASVIESFTGGLGTAAFVTFLTKLCQKEFSSTQYAVFSTLFSLSLTLSRSLSGVLTTYLGYTLFFGLTFLVSLPVFLLIPKVTQHLNSEGS, translated from the coding sequence ATGCGTAAACTCTCAAAAGAAACTCAAAAACTTTTTTATTTATCTCTCATCTATTTTTTTTCAGGCCTTCCTTTTGGTTTTTTCTATACCTTTATTCCTGTATTTTTAAGGACAGAAGGAATAAGTTTAGTACACATCGGACTTTTTTCCTTAGCCAGTTTGCCCTGGAGCCTAAGACTTCTATGGGCTCCTTTGATAGACCGGTATTTTAATAAAACTTTTTGGATGGGCATATCTTTAATAAGCATCGGAATAGTTATCTTATCGTTAGCCTTTATTCCTCCTCAAGGGATCACCTTTTTCATCTTGCTTATCCTGCTTTGTTTTTTTTCCTCGGTGTTTGATGCCGCTGCCGATGGTTTTGTGGTAGAGTGGATCCCTTCTGCTACCTTAGGAAAAGCTAATGGTTTGAGGATTGCTGCCTATCGTTTAGCCTTGATTACTTTTGGAGGTGGGTTAGTGGCAGTAAGCCATTACTTGGGTTTTAAATCGATATTTTATCTAATTTTTCTGGTAAGTTTATCCATAGGGCTATTTTTATTACTCAACCCTTTCCTTAAACACAACCTACCTAAAAAAACCTATTCTCTAAAAGACCAGTTTATTCTACCCATTGTTGAGATACTAAAGAGGAAAGGGGTTTTCACCCTTCTTTTGTTTGTCTTTACTTACAAAATAGGGGATTCTTTGCTTGGGGCGATGGTTTATCCCTTTTGGGTGGACAGAGGTTTTTCTCGGTTAGAAATAGGGTTAGTTGCAGGCTCTATCGGAAGCCTTCTTACCATCCTTGGGTCCCTTTTAGGAGGATATCTTTCCAGCAGATGGACGGCCAAAAAATCCTTGCTAACATTAGGCTTATTTCAAGCCTTTTCCAACTTAGGTTATACCTTTGCCTCTATTTCAGCCCTTCCCAAAGAGACCGTTTATTTAGCCTCTGTAATCGAAAGCTTTACCGGAGGCCTTGGCACAGCAGCCTTTGTTACCTTTCTTACCAAACTCTGCCAGAAAGAGTTTTCTTCAACCCAGTATGCGGTTTTTTCTACTCTGTTTAGCCTTTCTTTAACCTTATCAAGAAGCTTATCAGGGGTTTTAACCACCTATTTAGGGTATACCTTATTTTTTGGTCTAACCTTTCTGGTTTCTCTCCCTGTTTTTCTTCTGATACCTAAGGTTACACAACATCTAAACTCGGAAGGCTCTTAG